The genomic DNA TGGGCTATGAGGTGCAGGTGGTGCGGGCCACCCGGGACCAGCTCTACATGGCCGACGAGGTCTTCATCACCGGCACCGCCGCCGAGGTGACCCCGGTTTCCATGATTGACTGGCGGCCCATCGGTTCGGGGAGCGCCGGGCCCATCACCTTAAGGCTACGGGAGGTTTACCTGGAGGTGGTGCGGGGCCTGAGGCCGGAGTACGAGGGCTGGCTCACCTACGTGTGACCGCGTGAGTGCCGGCCGGAAACGCCCCATTGGCAGAAGGCCTTCAGGGGGTCCGGGACCTGGAGCCGGCGGGCTCGCTCCGGGGTTGCCTGCCCTTTGGGAAGGCGAGGGCAAAGCGAGCGGAGGAGGTACGAGGGGCGGGGCCCTACCGGTTCGCTGGAGGCTATTTTCTCAGCCAGTCCTCGAGGACCCTTTGGTAGAGGTTAGGGTCCAGGCGGGGGTTTTGGTAAAGCCCCGCCTCCAGCCTTTGCCTTTGGGCCTCAAAGAGGATCACCGCTGCCGCCACGCTCACGTTCAGGCTTTGCACCATCCCCAACATGGGGATCTTGATGGCCCCATGGGAAAGGGCTAAGGCTTCCTCGGATACCCCCCATTTCTCCGCCCCCAGGAGGATGGCCGTGGGCTGGGTGTAGTCCACCTCCCGGAAGTCTTGGGCATCCTCCCGTAGGGCGGTGGCGTAGATCTTAAAACCCCTCTCCTTAAGGAAGGCCATGGCCTCCCGGATGCTGGGGTGCACCCTCAGGTAGACCCACTTGTGGCTACCCCCGCTGGTCTCGTTGAAGGTGGGAACCCCCCCGGTGGGGTTCACCGCATGGGTCTCGAGGACCCCCACGGCGTCACAGCTGCGGAGTATGGCCGAGAGGTTGTGGGGCTTGTGCACGTTTTCCAGCAAAACGGTAAGGTCGGGCTGGCGCCTCCTTAGGACCTCCTCAATGCGGCGTCTACGGGCCTCGGTCACGGTTTCTCAGCTTAGCGATGAGGGGCTTTAAAAGCCAGCGCTTGAGCTTCAGGGCCTGGCGGTTCACGATGAGGCGGGCGGTGGAGTGGGCCAGAACCTCCACCTCCACGAGGCCCGCCGCCTTGAGGGTGGCTCCGGTCTGGACCACGTCCACCACCGCATCCGCCAGGCCCGTAACCGCCGCCAGCTCAATGTTGCCGGATAGCTCCACCACGTCCGCCACCCAGCCCCGCTCCTTCAGGAGCCTGTTGGTGAAGGAGGGGTACTTGGTGGCGATGCGGCGGATGGGGGAGGTGTCCCCGGGGCGCCGGATGAGGGAAAGCCGGCAGGCCCCGAAACCCAGGTCCACGGGCTCAAACAGGTCCCGGCCCGAGTCCAAAAGGATATCCTTGCCCACCACCCCCACCTCGGCGATCCCCAGGTCCACGTAGACGGGCACATCCTTGTTACGAAGCTCCAGGAGGGCGATTCCCCCTTCCTTGCCGTGGAGGAGGGCCCGCTCGTTTTCTATGGCGGGGAGTTCTAGCCCTGCTTCGCTTAACGCCTCGTAGGCTTCCCGGAACATCCTTCCCTTGGGCAGGGCGATGGTGAGGGCAAAGCGCTTCATGCCTCCTCCACCTTGAAGACGCGCTCCCCTTGGGCCAGGTAGCGGATGCCCCGGGCCTTGGCGTAGGCCACCGGGTCTTCCCCATGGAAAAGCTCCACCCGTTTTTCCTTTGCCTGGAGGCGGAGGGCCTTAAGGTCCAGGGCTAAGACCTCGGGAGATTCCTCCGCCTGGGGGGGCCTCAAGGCCTCCAAGGCCCGCTCCACCCCTATGGCGAAGCCCGCCGCCACCGGGAGGAGGGCCCCGTCGTACCGGCCGCCTCCCAGAAGGGGCAGGCCGAACCCTGGGGTGTAGGCCCGGAAGAAGATCCCCGAGTAGTACTCGTAGCGCCGGGCCATGCCCAGGTCCAGGAGCACGGGCCTTTCCAAAAGCTCCAGGGTCCTTTCCAGATCCTCCAGGGCCTTCCTGGCCCGCTCGGGGAGGGGCAGGCGCTTGGCCTCGGAGAGCACCTCCACCTCCCCGTAGAGGTCGGGGAGGGCCAGGAGGGTACGCCTGGCCTCGAGGGATACGGGGTGGCGGGAGAGGAGCTCGGTGAGCTCGGGGAGGTTCTTGCGGTGGATGGCCTTTTGCGCCTCCTTCCGGGCCTCTTCCGGTAGGCCCGAGGCCTTAAGCACCTCCCCCACCAGGCTGGGAAGGCCCACCTCCACCTCCCCTTCCAGGCCCAGGGCCTCGAGGGCGGCGAAGGCCAAGGAGAGGATCTCCGCATCCGCCAAGGGCCCCGTGGCCCCGATGAGTTCCAGCCCCACCTGGGTGTACTCCCGGTAGCGGCCCAGCTCCGCATCCCCTTCCCTAAGCCAGAGGGGCCCCGCGTACTGGAAGCGGGTTACCCCTTCCCCCAGGTGGGACCTTAAGAGCTTGGCCAAGAGGGTGGTGAACTCGCTCCTTAGGGCCAGCACCTCCCCCGTTTTGTCCACCAGCTTGAAGGCCCGTTCCGCCAGGGGATGGGTGGGGTCGTAGACCTCCAGGGCTGGAAGCTCCACGGGCTCATACCCGTGGCGGAGGAACAGATCCCGGAGCCGGGCCATGAGCTCGGCCTTGAGCCGGGCCTCCGGGGGGAGGAGGAAGCGGGTACCTTCGGGAATCATTCCTTGACCAGGATCTCCACGCTGAGGATCTTGTCCCGCTCCCTCCGGGCCCCGGGGCCCTCCGTGGGGGCCAGGCGCCTTACCACCTCCATCCCCTCCACCACCTGGGCGAAGAGGGTGTACTGCCCGGTGAGGTGGGGGGTGGGGGCCAGGGTGATGAAGAACTGGCTGCCGTTGGAGTTGGGGTCCTGGGTGCGGGCCATGCCCACCATGCCTTCCCGGTCAAAGGCCAGACCCGGGGCGATCTCCAGGCCAAAGCTGTACCCAGGCCCACCCCGGCCCGTGCCCGTGGGGTCCCCGGTCTGGGCCACGAAGCCGGGGATGACCCGGTGCCACTCCACCGCCTCAAAGTAGCGGTGGAGGGCCAGGAAGACGAAGGAGTTCACCGTGTTGGGGGCCTCTTTTTCCAGGAGGTCCAGGAGGATGTCCCCCTGGGTGGTCTTGATGCGGGCGTAGTAGTCCTTTCCGGGCTCCAAGAGGGCCTCCGGGGCCTTAAAGGAGCGCACCGGGGTTTCCGAAAGGTATGGCAGCGGCTTCATGCTTTCCCCTTTGCAGGCGCTTAGAAGAAGGAGGAAGAGGAAAAGGGCGCGCACACCCATAGCCTACACCCGGGGCAGGGTGATGCCCCTTTGGCCCTGGTACTTGCCCTGGCGGTCCTTGTAGGTGGTCTCGGGCCTTGGGCCCTCTAGGAAAAGGATCTGGACAATGCCCTCGTTGGCGTAAACCTTGGCGGGAAGGGGGGTGGTGTTGGAGATCTCCAGGGTGACATGCCCTTCCCAGCCAGGTTCCAAGGGGGTTACGTTGGCCACGATGCCGCAACGGGCATAGGTGCTCTTGCCCAAGGCGATGGCGATCACGTTTTCCGGCATGCGGATGTACTCCACGCTCCGGGTGAGGGCGAAGGAGTTGGGGG from Thermus albus includes the following:
- the hisG gene encoding ATP phosphoribosyltransferase translates to MKRFALTIALPKGRMFREAYEALSEAGLELPAIENERALLHGKEGGIALLELRNKDVPVYVDLGIAEVGVVGKDILLDSGRDLFEPVDLGFGACRLSLIRRPGDTSPIRRIATKYPSFTNRLLKERGWVADVVELSGNIELAAVTGLADAVVDVVQTGATLKAAGLVEVEVLAHSTARLIVNRQALKLKRWLLKPLIAKLRNRDRGP
- the dcd gene encoding dCTP deaminase, translated to MIKPDWWIREMAKRGMIEPFEERLVREGVISYGLSSFGYDLRAAPEWKIFTNVFSTVVDPKGFDPKSFVEYEGEEVIIPPNSFALTRSVEYIRMPENVIAIALGKSTYARCGIVANVTPLEPGWEGHVTLEISNTTPLPAKVYANEGIVQILFLEGPRPETTYKDRQGKYQGQRGITLPRV
- a CDS encoding peptidylprolyl isomerase; the encoded protein is MGVRALFLFLLLLSACKGESMKPLPYLSETPVRSFKAPEALLEPGKDYYARIKTTQGDILLDLLEKEAPNTVNSFVFLALHRYFEAVEWHRVIPGFVAQTGDPTGTGRGGPGYSFGLEIAPGLAFDREGMVGMARTQDPNSNGSQFFITLAPTPHLTGQYTLFAQVVEGMEVVRRLAPTEGPGARRERDKILSVEILVKE
- the trmH gene encoding tRNA (guanosine(18)-2'-O)-methyltransferase TrmH, encoding MTEARRRRIEEVLRRRQPDLTVLLENVHKPHNLSAILRSCDAVGVLETHAVNPTGGVPTFNETSGGSHKWVYLRVHPSIREAMAFLKERGFKIYATALREDAQDFREVDYTQPTAILLGAEKWGVSEEALALSHGAIKIPMLGMVQSLNVSVAAAVILFEAQRQRLEAGLYQNPRLDPNLYQRVLEDWLRK
- a CDS encoding ATP phosphoribosyltransferase regulatory subunit, giving the protein MIPEGTRFLLPPEARLKAELMARLRDLFLRHGYEPVELPALEVYDPTHPLAERAFKLVDKTGEVLALRSEFTTLLAKLLRSHLGEGVTRFQYAGPLWLREGDAELGRYREYTQVGLELIGATGPLADAEILSLAFAALEALGLEGEVEVGLPSLVGEVLKASGLPEEARKEAQKAIHRKNLPELTELLSRHPVSLEARRTLLALPDLYGEVEVLSEAKRLPLPERARKALEDLERTLELLERPVLLDLGMARRYEYYSGIFFRAYTPGFGLPLLGGGRYDGALLPVAAGFAIGVERALEALRPPQAEESPEVLALDLKALRLQAKEKRVELFHGEDPVAYAKARGIRYLAQGERVFKVEEA